The Deltaproteobacteria bacterium genome has a window encoding:
- a CDS encoding SDR family oxidoreductase, producing MKQSSEEIDKCISVLKILANNTDRLANLPEEQRIDLLKWTGQISRPDRAEIKKRNKAANKTYSLAALEKDRRARNTTGIRMARLDTTFTAPREVEFNPPEGEPNGEEISSPRNCYVCKNEFTHLHFFYDSLCKKCGDLNYRKRFQTASLQGQLALITGARVKIGYQATLMMLQAGATVIATTRFPVDAATRYSKEEGFADWGERLQIHGLDLRHIPSVEIFTDFVEQRYGRLDLLINNAAQTVRRPPGFYAHLIENEINGNQAMPGEVRKLLGDHEGCKKQLKSLCHNIQEHESALPVTWHDQCPGIGLRESARLSQIPYRHDHSLVSEEIFPKGKLDADLQQVDLRRTNSWRLRLGEIQTAEMLEVQLVNAVAPFVLCNRLIPLMRREYSGQKHIVNVTAMEGKFFRFKKDDRHPHTNMAKAALNMMTHTAAEDLARDGIYMNAVDTGWVTDEDPVELSRVKQEVHDFQPPLDIVDGAARICDPFFDGILTGKHWSGKFLKDYFPIDW from the coding sequence ATGAAACAGTCTTCCGAAGAAATTGATAAATGTATTTCAGTGCTTAAAATCCTTGCAAACAACACGGACCGACTCGCCAATCTTCCGGAGGAACAAAGAATTGACCTTCTGAAATGGACCGGGCAAATATCCCGTCCCGATAGGGCGGAAATAAAAAAAAGAAATAAGGCGGCCAATAAAACGTACAGTCTGGCCGCGCTCGAAAAAGACCGACGGGCCAGAAATACAACCGGGATCCGTATGGCCCGGCTTGATACAACCTTTACCGCACCGAGAGAGGTTGAGTTTAATCCGCCAGAAGGTGAACCTAACGGCGAAGAAATAAGTTCACCCCGAAACTGCTATGTCTGTAAAAATGAGTTCACCCATCTACACTTTTTTTATGATAGCTTATGTAAAAAATGCGGCGACCTGAATTATCGAAAGCGTTTTCAGACTGCCTCTCTTCAGGGTCAGTTGGCTCTGATAACCGGCGCACGGGTGAAAATCGGGTATCAGGCGACCCTGATGATGTTGCAGGCCGGTGCCACGGTGATTGCGACCACCCGATTTCCTGTTGATGCCGCCACCCGATATTCCAAGGAAGAGGGATTTGCCGATTGGGGAGAGCGCCTGCAGATTCATGGTCTGGATCTGAGACATATTCCCAGTGTTGAAATTTTTACAGATTTTGTGGAACAAAGGTATGGGCGGCTCGACTTATTGATCAATAATGCGGCCCAGACGGTGAGACGACCTCCCGGGTTTTATGCCCATCTCATTGAAAATGAAATAAACGGGAACCAGGCAATGCCCGGAGAGGTCCGGAAACTGCTTGGAGACCATGAGGGGTGTAAAAAGCAACTCAAGTCTTTATGTCATAATATCCAAGAGCACGAATCTGCCCTTCCTGTAACCTGGCATGATCAGTGCCCTGGAATTGGTTTGCGTGAATCCGCCCGACTCTCACAGATTCCTTATCGCCATGATCATTCTCTGGTTTCTGAGGAAATATTCCCAAAAGGAAAGTTGGATGCCGACCTTCAACAGGTGGATCTGCGCCGGACCAACAGTTGGCGTTTACGTCTGGGAGAAATACAAACCGCCGAGATGCTTGAAGTTCAACTGGTGAATGCTGTGGCGCCCTTTGTGTTATGCAATCGATTAATCCCTCTGATGCGGCGCGAATATAGCGGGCAAAAGCATATTGTCAATGTGACGGCCATGGAAGGTAAATTTTTCAGATTCAAGAAGGATGACAGACATCCCCATACCAACATGGCTAAAGCGGCCTTGAATATGATGACCCATACAGCCGCAGAAGATTTAGCCCGGGATGGGATTTATATGAATGCGGTGGATACCGGATGGGTAACCGATGAAGATCCTGTGGAACTTTCCAGAGTTAAACAGGAAGTGCATGATTTCCAGCCCCCGTTAGACATTGTGGATGGAGCGGCCAGGATCTGTGATCCCTTCTTTGACGGGATATTAACCGGTAAACACTGGTCCGGTAAATTTCTCAAAGACTATTTTCCTATCGATTGGTAG